In Flavobacteriales bacterium, the following proteins share a genomic window:
- a CDS encoding DUF4412 domain-containing protein produces MKKILLTLMFIGAILSTHAQFHVIHMEQSDAKGATVERKTDFYFHSEHLRMDTRVGESAKQSVIYDRKAETVYMVDHTAKKYFVLDREVAAELKGRIEQMKKMAEERIAQMPPEQQEMARKMMEQQMGNIEADYGIEATGEESDINGYDCSEYLMSEDGELKKKMWVASYGDLGIGKKEVVCLEEFSELMGSFAESMGSNLGDSNFLYQKEIQGLPVRSIDYDYGNPAGQDNIVDIETYTPTEQFFSIPGGYTEQSIDQGPR; encoded by the coding sequence ATGAAAAAAATCTTGTTGACCCTGATGTTCATTGGGGCCATTCTATCGACACACGCGCAGTTTCACGTCATTCACATGGAGCAATCCGACGCAAAAGGAGCTACAGTGGAGCGAAAGACCGACTTCTATTTTCACTCCGAGCACTTGAGAATGGACACCCGTGTTGGCGAGTCCGCAAAACAAAGTGTGATCTACGACCGCAAAGCTGAAACGGTGTACATGGTCGACCACACCGCCAAGAAGTACTTTGTACTCGATCGGGAAGTGGCCGCAGAATTGAAAGGCCGCATTGAGCAGATGAAGAAAATGGCCGAGGAGCGCATTGCTCAAATGCCGCCCGAACAGCAAGAGATGGCCCGCAAAATGATGGAACAACAAATGGGCAACATCGAAGCGGATTACGGAATTGAAGCTACAGGTGAAGAAAGCGACATCAACGGCTACGATTGCTCTGAATATCTCATGAGCGAAGACGGTGAGTTGAAAAAAAAGATGTGGGTAGCCAGCTACGGCGACTTGGGAATAGGCAAAAAAGAAGTTGTTTGCCTCGAAGAATTCAGCGAACTAATGGGATCGTTCGCCGAATCAATGGGATCGAACCTCGGCGACAGCAACTTCTTATATCAAAAGGAAATTCAGGGGCTACCCGTTCGCTCCATAGATTACGACTACGGAAATCCCGCCGGACAAGACAATATCGTGGACATAGAAACCTATACGCCTACGGAGCAATTCTTCTCGATTCCCGGTGGATATACAGAACAATCAATTGACCAG